One window from the genome of Syntrophobacterales bacterium encodes:
- a CDS encoding endonuclease Q family protein, which yields MRFIADLHIHSKYSRATSSAMEPEGLWRWAQLKGITVMGTGDFTHPKWFMELTDKLEPVGNGLFTLKKEMRPGGVPESCKREPFFLLSVEISCIYSKNGKTRKVHCIVFAPDLAVAARINLALSKIGNIGSDGRPILGLDAKDLLKLTLDASPEAMLIPAHIWTPHFSVFGAASGFDSLVECFEELTPHIRAVETGLSSDPPMNWRLSALDGITLVSNSDAHSPQKIGREANIFDTEEISYKAITAAIADGKGFSGTIEFFPEEGKYHYDGHRTCGISLSPEETIRYGYRCPVCAKRVTVGVMHRVQALAEREAGFIPSTATRYYSAIPLPEVLSEAMKVGAGSKTVMAEYLKLLSKLGNEFKILLDTPLEEIEQVGSAPLVAEAIARMRTGAVHIKPGYDGEYGKIKIFEEFERREMKGQMPLL from the coding sequence ATGCGGTTCATCGCGGATCTCCACATTCATTCCAAATACTCCAGAGCCACAAGCTCGGCTATGGAGCCGGAGGGCTTGTGGAGATGGGCTCAGCTCAAGGGGATAACCGTAATGGGCACGGGCGATTTTACTCACCCGAAGTGGTTTATGGAACTGACCGATAAACTTGAACCCGTAGGGAACGGGTTGTTTACGCTAAAGAAGGAGATGCGCCCAGGGGGTGTTCCGGAGTCGTGTAAAAGAGAGCCTTTCTTTCTTCTCTCGGTGGAGATTAGTTGTATTTACAGCAAGAATGGAAAGACCCGAAAAGTACACTGCATTGTTTTTGCTCCTGATCTTGCCGTTGCCGCGAGGATAAACCTTGCCTTGTCGAAGATTGGCAATATCGGCTCGGATGGGAGACCAATTCTCGGGCTTGATGCAAAGGATCTCCTTAAGCTTACCCTTGATGCTTCACCAGAGGCCATGCTTATCCCCGCTCACATATGGACTCCCCATTTCTCCGTTTTTGGCGCGGCGTCAGGCTTTGATTCCCTGGTTGAGTGCTTTGAGGAGCTTACCCCTCATATCAGGGCCGTGGAAACAGGCCTTTCTTCGGACCCGCCAATGAACTGGCGTCTGTCGGCCCTTGACGGAATCACGCTTGTATCAAATTCCGATGCCCATTCACCGCAAAAGATTGGCAGAGAAGCGAATATCTTTGACACGGAAGAAATATCATACAAGGCGATTACTGCGGCGATTGCGGATGGAAAAGGTTTCTCTGGGACAATTGAGTTCTTTCCTGAGGAAGGGAAGTATCACTACGATGGCCACAGGACATGCGGAATCAGTCTTTCACCAGAGGAAACGATCCGTTACGGCTATCGTTGTCCGGTATGCGCCAAACGCGTAACTGTGGGTGTGATGCACAGGGTCCAGGCGCTTGCAGAAAGGGAAGCAGGCTTCATACCGTCGACCGCCACCCGCTATTACTCCGCAATCCCACTCCCGGAGGTTCTTTCAGAGGCCATGAAAGTTGGTGCGGGCAGTAAGACAGTGATGGCTGAATATCTGAAGCTCCTGTCAAAACTGGGAAATGAATTTAAGATACTTCTTGATACCCCTTTGGAAGAGATAGAGCAGGTCGGCAGTGCGCCTCTTGTCGCGGAGGCAATTGCGAGGATGCGCACCGGAGCTGTGCATATCAAGCCCGGATACGACGGAGAATACGGGAAAATCAAGATATTCGAAGAATTTGAGCGCAGGGAAATGAAAGGGCAGATGCCTTTGCTCTGA
- a CDS encoding UvrD-helicase domain-containing protein, with protein sequence MSRLLEGLNEEQRQAAITISGPVLVSAGPGTGKTLTIVRRIAYLVDHGVRPEEIIAVTFTNRAAREMRERVDEFMGSRASGMFIGTFHLLGLRIIKENLKNGMAVCDRRRQIDILEPLSGGRRRAEQMAEAISRIKSLMEEPQDMEVSKLCKAYDDELRRQSLYDFDDLIRIPLAILDDEAVAAQYKKVFRYVMVDEYQDINQAQHRLTRRLTDGDSNICAVGDPDQAIYAFRGADMKNFLNFETDFPGASMITLTRNYRSSKTILDAASGVIRHNRERPAKNIEAIRARGMEITVISAPDERREAEIIVKEIESRMGGTSHYDLMKRTDDFDCSDGSCGFLDFAVIFRTNSQVKVLEEAFFESGMPYRVVRGEASAGIKQVAEALKERADESLSVLDIHDFVIALCEEKDVTEDDLAFLCQITYAYGSLPASEAIDAVLNELVLLSTGDGYDSRAQAITLMTMHAAKGLEFKVVFIAGVEDGLIPFGIVAEKTEIEEERRLFYVGMTRAKDELLLTRARSRFLRGRRNVSRPSPFLLEIPKEFIKERVVEDKRLAQKQRQMKLF encoded by the coding sequence ATGTCCCGTTTACTCGAAGGCTTGAACGAAGAACAGAGGCAGGCGGCAATCACTATATCGGGTCCCGTACTTGTATCGGCAGGACCTGGCACAGGCAAGACCCTTACCATCGTTCGGAGAATCGCATATCTCGTTGATCATGGCGTAAGGCCGGAGGAGATCATTGCGGTAACGTTCACGAACAGGGCGGCACGGGAGATGCGGGAGAGGGTAGACGAGTTTATGGGAAGCCGCGCATCGGGCATGTTCATAGGGACGTTTCACCTTCTCGGCCTCAGGATAATAAAGGAGAACTTGAAGAACGGCATGGCAGTATGCGACAGGCGGCGACAGATTGATATTCTTGAACCGCTTTCAGGCGGTCGCAGAAGAGCGGAACAGATGGCCGAGGCAATATCGAGGATCAAGAGTCTCATGGAAGAGCCGCAGGATATGGAAGTAAGCAAGCTCTGTAAGGCCTATGATGATGAATTGAGGAGACAGAGCTTGTATGACTTCGATGACCTGATACGCATTCCTTTGGCCATCCTGGATGACGAAGCCGTGGCTGCTCAATACAAAAAAGTGTTCCGATATGTGATGGTAGATGAGTACCAGGACATCAATCAGGCGCAGCATAGACTTACGCGACGCCTTACAGACGGTGATAGTAATATCTGCGCTGTGGGTGACCCTGACCAAGCGATTTATGCCTTCAGGGGAGCTGATATGAAGAATTTCCTCAATTTTGAGACAGACTTTCCGGGAGCTTCAATGATCACGCTCACCAGGAACTATCGCTCATCCAAGACCATTCTCGACGCGGCGTCGGGGGTAATACGGCACAATAGAGAGAGACCGGCCAAAAACATTGAGGCAATAAGGGCAAGAGGAATGGAGATTACGGTTATATCCGCCCCCGACGAGAGGAGGGAGGCCGAAATAATCGTGAAAGAAATCGAATCAAGAATGGGCGGGACAAGCCATTACGATCTCATGAAGAGAACGGATGATTTCGATTGCTCGGATGGCTCCTGCGGATTCCTTGATTTTGCCGTGATATTCAGGACTAATTCGCAAGTCAAAGTTTTAGAGGAGGCTTTTTTTGAGTCCGGGATGCCATACCGGGTAGTGCGAGGTGAAGCTTCGGCAGGGATAAAGCAAGTTGCCGAGGCGCTGAAGGAACGGGCTGACGAGAGTTTATCTGTCTTGGACATTCACGATTTTGTTATAGCTTTGTGTGAGGAAAAGGATGTAACAGAAGATGACCTGGCCTTCCTTTGCCAGATTACTTACGCATATGGCAGTCTCCCCGCGAGCGAAGCCATCGACGCGGTTTTGAATGAACTGGTTCTTCTTTCTACAGGAGACGGATATGACTCCAGGGCTCAAGCTATAACCCTTATGACCATGCATGCCGCAAAAGGCCTGGAGTTCAAGGTTGTCTTTATCGCAGGCGTGGAGGATGGGCTCATTCCATTTGGAATTGTGGCGGAAAAGACAGAGATAGAGGAAGAACGCAGGCTCTTCTATGTCGGCATGACACGAGCAAAAGACGAGCTTCTCCTTACACGTGCGCGGAGCCGCTTCCTGCGGGGCCGTCGCAATGTCTCGCGGCCATCTCCTTTCCTTCTTGAAATTCCAAAAGAATTTATAAAGGAGAGAGTCGTGGAAGACAAGAGGTTGGCCCAGAAACAAAGACAAATGAAGCTATTTTGA